The Enterococcus sp. 7F3_DIV0205 genome has a window encoding:
- the metE gene encoding 5-methyltetrahydropteroyltriglutamate--homocysteine S-methyltransferase gives MKTSIIGFPRVGELRELKFATEKYFRKEITAEELEANGKELRKKHWQLLVDQGIDFIPSGDFSFFDTTLDTAVLLNIVPAKYQELKLSPLETYFVLARGYQGEAGDVKALAMKKWFNTNYHYMVPEIDDHTELRLVGDKIFTIFNEAKEYGITTRPTILGPFTLLKLATYHGKKRAEDFYEAAIIAYAQIFDRLADLGCEWFQIDEPALVLDLSPVEVQQFKALYQKLLTKKGSLKILAQTYFGDVRDTYQELVDLPFDGIGLDFVEGRKTLSLLEEYGFPKEKLLFAGIVNGKNIWKNNYQDTLTLLERLQSVRHIVLSTSCSLLHVPFTLANETALPKEVTNYFAFAVEKLAELNDLKKIVEDKNRNKDLLSTNSALFDQERFSRNEQVAKKVKALTKADFIRLPALTERAVIQKEKLNLPILPTTTIGSFPQTKEVKQNRAKFKKGEISEDEYTAFNKEKIAECVAFQEEIGLDVLVHGEFERNDMVEYFGESLEGYLFTEKAWVQSYGTRCVKPPIIWGDVSRSKPITVAYSKYAQTLTDKPMKGMLTGPVTILNWSFPREDISLRESTLQLALAIQEEVLDLEANGIEIIQIDEAALREKLPLRQTDWHSEYLDWAIPAFRLVHSRVQPTTQIHTHMCYSEFADIIQDIDNMDADVISFEASRSNLNILDALKAIDFQTQVGPGVYDIHSPRVPSVEEIEGTIHNILNKLPIEKVWVNPDCGLKTRGVPETEASLKNLALAAKKVRGGV, from the coding sequence ATGAAAACATCAATTATCGGGTTCCCACGAGTGGGAGAATTGAGAGAATTAAAATTTGCAACAGAGAAGTATTTTAGAAAAGAAATCACAGCTGAAGAATTAGAAGCAAATGGAAAAGAATTGCGGAAAAAACATTGGCAGTTATTAGTCGATCAGGGAATCGATTTTATTCCAAGTGGCGATTTTTCTTTCTTTGATACAACGTTAGACACAGCAGTCTTATTGAATATTGTACCTGCTAAATACCAAGAGTTAAAATTATCGCCTCTTGAAACTTATTTTGTATTAGCTAGAGGGTATCAAGGCGAAGCAGGGGATGTAAAGGCCTTAGCCATGAAAAAATGGTTTAACACGAATTATCATTACATGGTTCCTGAAATCGATGATCACACAGAACTTAGACTGGTTGGGGATAAAATTTTTACCATTTTTAATGAAGCAAAAGAATATGGAATCACTACTCGTCCAACTATACTAGGTCCTTTTACATTATTGAAACTAGCTACATATCATGGAAAAAAACGTGCAGAAGATTTTTACGAAGCAGCGATCATCGCCTATGCTCAAATTTTTGATAGGCTAGCTGATCTTGGTTGTGAATGGTTTCAAATCGATGAACCAGCTTTAGTTTTAGATTTATCTCCAGTTGAAGTCCAACAATTTAAAGCATTGTATCAAAAACTGTTAACGAAAAAAGGAAGCTTAAAGATCTTGGCGCAAACGTATTTCGGAGACGTTCGAGATACGTATCAGGAATTAGTTGATTTACCATTTGATGGAATTGGCTTGGATTTTGTTGAAGGTAGAAAAACATTGAGTTTGCTTGAAGAATATGGATTTCCCAAAGAAAAATTACTCTTTGCAGGGATTGTAAATGGAAAAAACATCTGGAAAAACAATTATCAAGACACATTAACACTACTTGAAAGACTTCAATCCGTTCGTCATATCGTGTTGAGTACATCATGTTCATTGTTGCATGTTCCGTTTACATTAGCTAATGAGACCGCATTACCTAAAGAAGTGACAAACTATTTTGCTTTTGCTGTAGAAAAATTAGCTGAATTAAATGATTTAAAAAAAATAGTTGAAGATAAAAACAGAAACAAGGATTTATTGAGTACGAACAGTGCCTTATTTGATCAAGAACGTTTTTCCAGGAATGAGCAGGTTGCAAAAAAGGTTAAGGCATTGACTAAAGCAGATTTTATCCGTTTGCCGGCTTTAACTGAACGTGCGGTTATTCAAAAAGAAAAGTTGAACTTACCGATTTTACCGACAACTACGATTGGTTCTTTCCCGCAAACGAAAGAAGTTAAGCAAAATCGTGCGAAATTTAAAAAGGGTGAAATCAGTGAAGATGAGTATACAGCCTTCAACAAAGAAAAAATTGCTGAGTGTGTCGCTTTTCAAGAAGAAATTGGCTTAGATGTCTTAGTTCACGGTGAATTTGAGCGCAATGACATGGTGGAATATTTTGGTGAGAGTCTAGAGGGTTATTTATTTACTGAGAAAGCTTGGGTTCAATCTTACGGAACTAGATGTGTGAAACCACCGATTATTTGGGGAGATGTTTCACGTTCAAAACCAATTACAGTGGCATACTCTAAATATGCCCAAACATTAACGGATAAGCCAATGAAAGGGATGTTAACAGGACCTGTAACGATTTTGAACTGGTCATTTCCTCGCGAAGATATTAGTTTAAGAGAGTCAACGCTCCAGTTGGCATTGGCTATCCAAGAAGAGGTTTTAGATTTAGAAGCTAATGGAATTGAAATCATTCAAATTGATGAAGCAGCTTTGCGCGAGAAATTACCACTACGTCAAACGGATTGGCATTCTGAGTATCTTGATTGGGCAATCCCAGCCTTTCGCCTTGTTCACAGCAGAGTACAGCCGACAACGCAAATTCATACACATATGTGTTACAGCGAATTTGCGGATATTATTCAAGATATCGATAATATGGACGCAGATGTTATTTCATTTGAAGCTTCCCGATCCAATTTAAATATTTTAGATGCGTTAAAAGCAATCGATTTCCAAACACAAGTTGGTCCAGGTGTTTACGATATTCATTCACCGCGTGTCCCATCAGTAGAGGAAATCGAAGGAACGATCCATAATATTTTGAACAAGTTACCGATCGAAAAAGTTTGGGTCAACCCAGATTGTGGATTGAAAACACGAGGAGTGCCAGAAACAGAAGCAAGTCTCAAAAACTTAGCACTTGCAGCAAAAAAGGTGCGTGGAGGGGTGTAA
- a CDS encoding epoxyqueuosine reductase QueH, with protein MSPNQKINYDRVLQKVIAEWEKSAIRPTILLHSCCAPCSTYSLEYLTQYADVTIFFANSNIHPKAEYQRREIVQQKFVEEFNDRTNNNVKFLAAPYEPNKFVQMVQEKELTEEPEGGKRCSACFQMRLDIVAEKAQELGFDYFGSALTLSPKKNSQLINEIGIDIQKFYATNYLPSDFKKNNGYKRSIELCKEYDVYRQCYCGCMFAAVKQGVDLKTVNKEAKEFLMTQKK; from the coding sequence ATGTCTCCAAACCAAAAAATAAATTATGATCGAGTACTACAAAAAGTGATTGCTGAATGGGAAAAGTCAGCGATTCGGCCTACTATTTTACTTCATAGCTGTTGTGCACCATGTAGTACCTATTCGCTTGAATATCTGACACAATATGCAGATGTTACGATTTTTTTTGCTAACTCAAATATCCATCCCAAAGCAGAATATCAGCGTCGAGAAATTGTGCAGCAAAAATTTGTCGAAGAGTTTAATGACCGCACAAATAATAACGTTAAGTTCTTAGCTGCACCATATGAACCTAATAAGTTTGTCCAAATGGTACAGGAAAAAGAACTCACAGAAGAGCCAGAAGGGGGAAAACGCTGTTCTGCTTGTTTTCAAATGCGATTGGATATTGTTGCAGAAAAGGCACAGGAGCTGGGTTTTGATTATTTTGGAAGTGCGTTAACGCTGTCGCCAAAGAAAAATAGTCAATTGATTAATGAAATCGGAATCGACATTCAGAAGTTTTATGCAACGAACTATTTACCAAGTGATTTTAAGAAAAACAATGGGTATAAACGTTCAATAGAATTGTGCAAAGAGTATGATGTATATCGTCAATGCTACTGTGGCTGTATGTTTGCGGCGGTAAAACAGGGTGTTGATTTAAAAACAGTCAATAAAGAAGCCAAGGAATTTTTAATGACTCAAAAAAAATAG